The following DNA comes from Methanothrix sp..
CCTCGTTGCTAGCATACTGCTCGCATTGGCATCAGTCTTAATCGCAGGAGGTGCCTGAAATGTCTGTAGGAGGAGCAGCAGGCGGAGCGCCGTCTGCATATGAACCCAAGAAGTTGAGGATATACGGCCTGGTGGGCTCCATCGCGGGCATATATCTGGGCTCAATACTCAATTCCACCCTTAACACTGAGTTGTTCTCCTTCATAGGAGCAGTGGCCGCCATATTCGCTGTAGTCATGGGCGCCAATGCAGTGAGAAGAGTCTGTGCATACGGCATTGGCACTGGAGTTCCCTCGATCGGCATGCTCGCTTTGGGCATGGGCATCATCGCCGTCATGTTCGGCCTATCTGTGGCGGAATCGATCAATCTCCCCTTGCTCAGTCCGATCATCACCCTGATCTACGCTGGCGTCTTCGGCTACATCGTCGGGGTCATAGCCAATAAGGTCATCAAATTCAACATTCCGGTGATGGAGGAGGGCAATGCCGACCTGTCCATGGCAGGGGCACTGGCCATTCTCGGCTGGAGCTTTGCTGTATCCGGCAACCTGGGGTATACCCGAATTGTAGACGATGTGCTCATGACCGGCTACATCGCCATCATCTTCATCGCTGGAGGCCTGGCCGTTCTTCATCCCTTCAATGCCAATCTCGGCCCGGATGAGAAGCAGGACAGGACTTTGGTCAATGCAGCCATGGTGGGAGGACTGGCCATGGTCGCCACTGGAATTGCGGCCTTGTCAATCCAGGGCCTGGGCGCGGGCCTGCTGCAGATCATCATCGGCTTTGCTTTGTGGTTCTACTTCTTCAAGATGTTCTACAAGCTGGTGAAGAGGGATGCATCCGCAGTCGTCGGAACAGGATTATTGCCGCCAACGGTGCAGTGAGGTGTTCTAAATGGGATTTGTTAGAGTTTCACCGGAACTGGGCCTGATCTTCGATCCACTGAAAGGAGTGGTCTCGGAGCAGAGGGCGGACGTGGTCTTGTTCACCTTCGACCCAGTCTATGAGAGAATAGAAAAGCTGGATAAGATCGCTGACGATCTTGTGAACCAGTTGGTGCCGGACAATGAGCTCCTTTCCTCGTATGCCAACCGGGGCAAGGCCTCATACATAGCCGGCCTGTACACCAACATCTGGATGGGATTCATCATCGGCCTGGTGGTTTCCTTTGTCTTACTGCTGTCGATATCCTTCACCAATCCGGCGACATTTGAGATCGTCAAGAAAGCGCTTGGCGGAGGTGCTTAGATATGGTTCTTAAAAAGAAGCCTTCTGACCCCTGGCCAACTATCACCGGCGAGTACGAGGTGGGCAATCCAGAGAGCCCAGTCGCTGTCTGCACCTGTGGATCACACCTTCATAATGCCGATCTGATCAAAGCAGGGGCTGCCCTGGCAGGACCCTGTAAGACCGAGAACATCGGCATAGAGAAGATGGTGGCCAATGTCATCTCCAACCCCAATATCAGATACATCCTGATCACAGGAATGGAGGTCAAGGGGCACATCACCGGACAGGCGGTCGAGGCCTTCACCCAAAGCGGAATCGATAAGGAAGGCAGGATCATCGGAGCCAAGGGAGCCATTCCCTTCATTCAGAACCTGACCCCAGAGGCAATTGAACGCTGGAGGGAGCAGGTGCAGGCGGTTATGATGATGGACACAGAGGACATCGGAGCCATCAGCAGCAAGGTCAAGGAGTTGGCCTCCAAGGATCCGGGTGCCCTCGATGTCGAGCCCATGACCATCGAGATCAAAGAGGGCGGGGAAGAAGAGGAGGCAGGCGGCCTCATGCCCATGGCAGCAGAGATGGTGGAGGTAAGGGGGAGGATGCGAGGCATCGATGCCGTCGTAACCGACGTCGGCCTCCTCAACAAGCTGCAGGCTGGCATCTATGCCGGCAAGATCGAGGGCATAGCCTTAGGCATGACAGTGGTGCTCGTCCTCTTTGGGTTGATTATCAGAGTGGCAGGAGGAGTATAAAATGGCAGAAGAGATTGCATATGGCCAGGGATTGCCCGCGGTGGTAGAGCCAAATATGCCGCTGATCGATGCAATAGTGGAGGACGTGCGCTACAAGGGCCAGCTTCTGGCCAGGGAGACCAAGCTCAGCTCGGGCGTCATCTCCACGGTCTCCATAGGATTTGCCATCGGCTTTGTCCTCGCAGTTGCGATGATGCTGGGGCCTTTCGCCTTCTTTGGAGGGATTTGAAGCATGCCAGAACATATGCCAGAAGATATCAAGCCGGTAGTACCGGTTGCTGTGGTCGATCCTGATCAGCTCAGAGATGTGATGGCAAGGCTGGAGAAGATAGAGGAGAAGGTAGAGTTCTACTCCTCAGAGAAGTATATGAGGGCTGGCAAATCCATCGGCAGAGATCTGGGCATGGCCTATGGCATCTGCGCAGGATTGATCCTGGTCTTAGCATACATACTATTCGTATACGCAGGCAATTGGACGGCGGTGATTTGAATGTTCAGATTTGATAGGAAGCAGGAAGTCTTCGATTTCGGTAAATTCAAGTTAGGGGGTCAGCCTGGCGAGTACCCCACATGCTGCATCGGCACCATGTTCTATGCCAGGCATAAGATCGTCTCTGACCCGGAGCACGGTGTCTTTGACGCAGCCGCCGCAGAGCGGCTCTGGAATACACAGGTTGAGATGAGCGATGTCACAGGGAATAGCTGCATGAACCAGATCGTGGCCGAGAGCAATGAGGCCATGGCCAAGGAGATAGACTGGTTCGTGGGCATATCCGATTATCCCTTCCTCATCGACTCCTCTGCTCCAGAGGTTCG
Coding sequences within:
- the mtrC gene encoding tetrahydromethanopterin S-methyltransferase subunit MtrC — its product is MSVGGAAGGAPSAYEPKKLRIYGLVGSIAGIYLGSILNSTLNTELFSFIGAVAAIFAVVMGANAVRRVCAYGIGTGVPSIGMLALGMGIIAVMFGLSVAESINLPLLSPIITLIYAGVFGYIVGVIANKVIKFNIPVMEEGNADLSMAGALAILGWSFAVSGNLGYTRIVDDVLMTGYIAIIFIAGGLAVLHPFNANLGPDEKQDRTLVNAAMVGGLAMVATGIAALSIQGLGAGLLQIIIGFALWFYFFKMFYKLVKRDASAVVGTGLLPPTVQ
- a CDS encoding tetrahydromethanopterin S-methyltransferase subunit B, encoding MGFVRVSPELGLIFDPLKGVVSEQRADVVLFTFDPVYERIEKLDKIADDLVNQLVPDNELLSSYANRGKASYIAGLYTNIWMGFIIGLVVSFVLLLSISFTNPATFEIVKKALGGGA
- the mtrA gene encoding tetrahydromethanopterin S-methyltransferase subunit A, with the translated sequence MVLKKKPSDPWPTITGEYEVGNPESPVAVCTCGSHLHNADLIKAGAALAGPCKTENIGIEKMVANVISNPNIRYILITGMEVKGHITGQAVEAFTQSGIDKEGRIIGAKGAIPFIQNLTPEAIERWREQVQAVMMMDTEDIGAISSKVKELASKDPGALDVEPMTIEIKEGGEEEEAGGLMPMAAEMVEVRGRMRGIDAVVTDVGLLNKLQAGIYAGKIEGIALGMTVVLVLFGLIIRVAGGV
- a CDS encoding tetrahydromethanopterin S-methyltransferase subunit F — encoded protein: MAEEIAYGQGLPAVVEPNMPLIDAIVEDVRYKGQLLARETKLSSGVISTVSIGFAIGFVLAVAMMLGPFAFFGGI
- the mtrG gene encoding tetrahydromethanopterin S-methyltransferase subunit MtrG translates to MPEHMPEDIKPVVPVAVVDPDQLRDVMARLEKIEEKVEFYSSEKYMRAGKSIGRDLGMAYGICAGLILVLAYILFVYAGNWTAVI